Genomic window (Acidobacteriota bacterium):
GATTGCGGCAGCGAATAGCAGTTTATGGCGGCACGTTCGATCCGATTCATAATGGCCATTTGCGAGTGGCAGAGGAAATACTGAATGCGTTTGCAATGGATCGGCTGCTTTTCGTTCCAGCGTTTGTTCCACCGCACAAACGTGGCTCGGAGATTTCGTCGCCATTCCATCGTTTGGCGATGTTGGCTTTAGGGACGGCAGATCAGCAGCGAATGTTTGTGTCGGCAATCGAACTTGAAGCGCCTCAGAAGCCCTATACGATTGAAACGTTGGGCAGATTGCAGGCAGAAACTCCTGACGCCCAATTGTTCTTTGTAATGGGAGCTGATTCCTTTCGTGATGTGACCATGTGGCGAGAGCATGAGCGGCTGTTGACTGAATATGATGTGATTGTCGCAGGAAGGCCCGGTAATGACCGGAATAAGCACATTGTGTCTCATTTGGCTCCGAAATTGCAGGGTCGTTGTGTTGATTTATTGGGCGGACGACTTCCCTCTAGTGAAAATTTCACTTCATCGCATATCTACTTGACTGATTACGTGATCGTGGATATTTCGGCGACAGAAATTCGTGAAGCCGCTCGGAAGAATCAATCAGTTGAAAAATTCGTTCCGCCGCCTGTCGCGGTGTACATAGAAAAGTATCAGCTTTATCGAAAGAGTTAATGACAACAGTTGTAGAGGAAAAAGTTGAAGCCAAAGCTGTCGGAATGACGGCTGAAGATCAAGAGATTTTTGCACAGGTCAAGCTGGCCGTTCGCTGCGCTGAGGAAAAGAAGGCGGTGGACATTTTGGTGCTGCGATTATCGGCGATCACAGAATTTACGGATTACTTCGTTATCTGTTCTGGCAATTCGACCCGACAAACTCAATCAATTGCCGATGAGATCGTTGAGCAGTTGAAAAAGCACAAAGTGCGACCACTTCATACCGAAGGATATAACACTGGCGAATGGATTTTGATTGATTACGGAATCTTCGTTGTACACGTATTTACTGAAAAGTCGCGCCAGTTTTACGACCTTGAGCGGTTATGGCGTGACGCCGAAAGAGTCGAAGTTTGAAGCTGCATTTTGTTTGGATTGGCAAAACCAGGGATCAGCATTGTGATGCTTTGGTGAATGATTATCTGGTCAGGCTCAAACGGTTTACTCAGTTTGAAGTAAGCGAATTGAAAGAACAGAGCAGGGAAGACGCGCTTCAGGTCATCGCCCTTGAAGGCGGAAGACTGTTGGGGGCAGTCGAAAAGGACGAAGTCGTGGTTTTGCTGGATGAGCGCGGTACCGAAAAAACCTCGACTGAGTTGGCAGAGTTTATTCGTGTTCAACAGCAAAGCGGCATCAAACGGCTGGCATTTATCATTGGAGGTTTTGCAGGGGTCAGTAGTGATGTCAAAGCGCGAGCGACTGTTCGACTTTCACTCTCAAAAATGACGTTAACGCACGAATTAGCCAGAGTGATTTTGACCGAGCAGGTTTATCGCGCGTTCACAATTTTAGCTGGCTTGCCTTATCACAAATTCTGAAGTTTAATCGCCGACTTCAAAAATGCTGACACTTGAAGTTTGGGAGAAGAGTGGATGGACAAAAAGAAACTGAAAGTTTATCAAGATCGCCTGATTTCTGAGCGTAACTCCTTACTCGGAGTTGTTGGTCGCACGGAGGATTACGGACGCGAAGCCGACATCGAAGCAACGCAAGATCCAGCGGACAAAGCCTCCAATTCATACACGAAAGAATTGCTCTTCAGTCAATCAACCAATGACCGGTTGATTCTGACGCAGATTGAAGAAGCGCTCCAACGAATTGAAGATGACGAATACGGAGTCTGCACCAATTGCGGGAACGAGATCTTGCCAAAGCGTCTTGAAGCATTGCCTTGGGTTCGTTACTGCATCAACTGTCAGGAGTTAGCCGAAAAAGGATTGCTCGACGAAGAAGAATAAAAATCTTTTTGCCCACAAAAATATTGAAGCCTCGCACTGCGGTGCGGGGCTTCAGCTTTTACAGTGAAATATGACTGTTTGGATTCGGTTATGGGCGAATAGATATGTTGTCTTGTAAGTGATCAGTGTTGACTGAAGTGTGTCTTTCAGGTAAAACTTAGAGCGCTTTTGATCCTCGATATAAATTTAAGCTGTAGCAGGAATTTAAGCCCGAAAAGTTCTTGCCGGGCACGGTGGGTTTAAGTTAAGCTGCAATTCCAATTGAGCCGGTTCCGGTTCGGTTAGAAG
Coding sequences:
- a CDS encoding 23S rRNA (pseudouridine(1915)-N(3))-methyltransferase RlmH, translated to MKLHFVWIGKTRDQHCDALVNDYLVRLKRFTQFEVSELKEQSREDALQVIALEGGRLLGAVEKDEVVVLLDERGTEKTSTELAEFIRVQQQSGIKRLAFIIGGFAGVSSDVKARATVRLSLSKMTLTHELARVILTEQVYRAFTILAGLPYHKF
- a CDS encoding TraR/DksA family transcriptional regulator — encoded protein: MDKKKLKVYQDRLISERNSLLGVVGRTEDYGREADIEATQDPADKASNSYTKELLFSQSTNDRLILTQIEEALQRIEDDEYGVCTNCGNEILPKRLEALPWVRYCINCQELAEKGLLDEEE
- the nadD gene encoding nicotinate (nicotinamide) nucleotide adenylyltransferase gives rise to the protein MRQRIAVYGGTFDPIHNGHLRVAEEILNAFAMDRLLFVPAFVPPHKRGSEISSPFHRLAMLALGTADQQRMFVSAIELEAPQKPYTIETLGRLQAETPDAQLFFVMGADSFRDVTMWREHERLLTEYDVIVAGRPGNDRNKHIVSHLAPKLQGRCVDLLGGRLPSSENFTSSHIYLTDYVIVDISATEIREAARKNQSVEKFVPPPVAVYIEKYQLYRKS
- the rsfS gene encoding ribosome silencing factor — its product is MTAEDQEIFAQVKLAVRCAEEKKAVDILVLRLSAITEFTDYFVICSGNSTRQTQSIADEIVEQLKKHKVRPLHTEGYNTGEWILIDYGIFVVHVFTEKSRQFYDLERLWRDAERVEV